One Castanea sativa cultivar Marrone di Chiusa Pesio chromosome 4, ASM4071231v1 DNA window includes the following coding sequences:
- the LOC142632491 gene encoding uncharacterized protein LOC142632491 produces MLCPTLLESEGLAWERFQQAVSDEDVAACYNMSLTDFEHSGVHDLFKAMSKFIAASRQATELDRTRLLLERRIKEVKDECKSWAETAAEAKDAAKDLLNLVEELKADVVEKDSRLDHFQKKTDELSNSLVRAKDEAVEEFRASKQFTDLLDANYAAGFEDFRMEAKEKFPEVDFSPIVLQLGGAASSFLRTSCEDVNVEDDASTKL; encoded by the exons ATGTTGTGCCCAACACTGCTCGAGAGTGAGGGcttggcttgggagaggttccaacaggcagtgtctgacgaggacgtggctgcatgctacaacatgtccttgaCGGATTTTGAACACTcgggtgtccacgatcttttcaag gccatgtccaagtttatagctGCGTCTAGGCAGGCTACTGAGTTGGACAGGACGAGGCTGCTGTTGGAGAGGAGGATCAAGGAGGTTAAGGATGAGTGCAAAAGCTGGGCTGAGACGGCTGCTGAGGCTAAGGACGCAGCCAAGGATTTGCTAAACCTCGTCGAGGAGTTAAAGGCTGATGTAGTGGAAAAGGactctcgtcttgaccactttcagaAAAAGACCGACGAGCTTAGCAATTCCCTTGTGAGGGCTAAGGACGAGGCTGTGGAGGAGTTCAGGGCTTCGAAGCAGTTTACGgaccttctggacgccaactatgcggctggatttgaagactttcgcatggaggcgaaagaaaagtttccagaaGTTGACTTCAGTCCTATCGTCCTTCAACTTGGAggtgctgctagttcttttcttcgGACTAGCTGCGAAGATGTCaatgttgaagacgatgcctctACCAAGCTGTGA